The Mucilaginibacter gracilis genomic interval CGGTAGTTTTTTGGTTGGGTTTATCAATAGTAGGGAACCAGGCCGACGAGCTTTCGCTTTCGCCCTGTGTCCATATCTGGGTGGGTTTGTTTTTATCGGCACCATCGGCATTAATAAAATATAAACCTTTAGCATCATTAATGGCGGCACTCCCCTTAGTTTTTAATTCGTCGGGTTTTGATGTATAGTCGATGTAAATGGTATAGCTTTCGGTGCTGCGGTATTTTTTATCGAGTGTTATAGCCAGCGATAAACTATCGTATTTAAACTTTAAGGGGAAAAGCTTGCCTGCCTTTACAATGGATATGTTTTTAATATCCATACCCTTGGCATCTAAACGGAGCGAATCGGTAGGGTAAATATGCGGTTTAATGGTAACCCATTCTTTGCCATACAAGTAGTGCTTTTTGTAATCAAAACGTACATCAAGCTTGGTATGTACCAGGTCGTTTACCTTGGCAGCAGTTTCGCGATATATTTTCAGCTCTGGTGCATCGGGCTGGCTTTGCTGGGCAAAAAGCGTTGTAGTTGCGCACAGGGCAACAGCGGGTGTTAAAAGCAGGGTGAGTAGCCTGGTCTTGTTCATTGATGGGTCAGTTATGAGTTAAAATGTAAATGCTAAGTTATAAGATTTAGTTAAAATTAAAAAAGGCTATAATACATATGGTTTTTAAGGGTGATGTATTAAATTTGTGTTTATCGTTTAATATTATGAACAAGGCAACATTAAAGCAAAAGCTTCACGATTATATAGATATAGCTGAAGAAAAAAAATTAAAGGCTATTTATACGATACTGGAAAGTGAGTTAGAAGAAGGTAAGTGGTGGAATGATAAGGAAACTGTTGCCGAACTGGAACGCAGAACTGAAGAACTGAGAACCGGTAAAGAAAAAGGTTTTACATGGGATGAAATCAAAGAACGTGTCCGAAAATCATCACCGGCAAATCAAAAGGCCTGATGTATCAACTAATATTTCATTCAGAAACACAAAAGGATCTTCAGGAATCGTACGATTGGTATGAGGAACAGGGCGAAAATTTAGGCGAACAATTATTATATCAAATTGAAGAGGGCTTAGAGAAAGTTAAAAATAATCCTTTTCATTATCAAATTATCACCAAAAAGTTGCGGCAGGCTTTAATTGAGGTCTTCCCTTTTGTAATATGTTATGAAATAGATGAAAAGAGAGAATTGATTTATGTATCAGCTATCTTTCATACCAGCCGTAATCCTAAGCAAAAGCTTCGTCGAAAGTTTAATAAATAAAAAAAAGTCCGGCACTTGCGCGCCGAACTTCTCAAAAAAAAACTCAATTAAAATTTTTAGCAATATTGCTCAAAAGCACCAATTAAGTTATCGGCAATCATTTGTGCAGGGCGGCCCTCAATTTGGTGGCGCTCAATAATGTGTACCAGTTTACCATCCTTAAACAAAGCCATTGATGGCGACGACGGAGGATAAGGCAGCATATAATTACGGGCAGTATCAACAGCGTCTTTTTCCATGCCTGCAAATACAGTAACAAAGTTATCGGGATGTTTTGCACTTTGGGTAGCCATTTTAGCTGCCGGGC includes:
- a CDS encoding addiction module protein; amino-acid sequence: MNKATLKQKLHDYIDIAEEKKLKAIYTILESELEEGKWWNDKETVAELERRTEELRTGKEKGFTWDEIKERVRKSSPANQKA
- a CDS encoding type II toxin-antitoxin system RelE/ParE family toxin, which produces MYQLIFHSETQKDLQESYDWYEEQGENLGEQLLYQIEEGLEKVKNNPFHYQIITKKLRQALIEVFPFVICYEIDEKRELIYVSAIFHTSRNPKQKLRRKFNK
- a CDS encoding BrxA/BrxB family bacilliredoxin, giving the protein MYPEYLVAPMREDLTKVGYKELKDADAVKQAIEAEGTVLVMVNSVCGCAAANARPAAKMATQSAKHPDNFVTVFAGMEKDAVDTARNYMLPYPPSSPSMALFKDGKLVHIIERHQIEGRPAQMIADNLIGAFEQYC